A stretch of the Taeniopygia guttata chromosome 3, bTaeGut7.mat, whole genome shotgun sequence genome encodes the following:
- the LOC100190440 gene encoding putative glutathione transferase, whose translation MVEMDGMRMVQTRAILSYIAAKYNLYGKDLKERALIDMYVGGTDDLMGFILMFPFLSAEDKEKQRALIVEKATSRYFPVYEKVLKDHGQDFLVGNNFSWADVHLLEAILMVEEKKSDVLLGFPQLQAFKARISSIPTIKKFLEPGSQRKPVPDDKYVETVRRVLRMYYNIKAN comes from the exons ATGGTGGAGATGGATGGGATGAGGATGGTGCAGACCAGAGCCATCCTCAGCTACATTGCAGCAAAGTACAACCTCTATGGGAAGGACCTGAAGGAAAGAGCCTT GATTGATATGTATGTTGGAGGAACTGATGACCTTATGGGCTTCATTTTGATGTTCCCTTTCTTATCAGCAGAGGATAAAGAGAAACAACGTGCTTTAATAGTTGAAAAGGCAACAAGCAGGTATTTCCCAGTGTATGAGAAG GTTTTGAAAGACCATGGGCAGGACTTCCTTGTTGGCAACAATTTTAGCTGGGCTGATGTTCATCTTCTTGAAGCCATTTTAATGGTCGAAGAGAAGAAGTCAGATGTGCTCTTGGGCTTTCCTCAGTTACAG GCGTTTAAAGCAAGGATAAGCAGCATCCCCACAATCAAGAAATTTCTTGAGCCAGGAAGCCAGAGGAAACCTGTTCCTGATGATAAATATGTGGAGACTGTCAGGAGAGTTCTTCGCATGTATTACAATATCAAAGCAAATTAG
- the LOC100190440 gene encoding putative glutathione transferase isoform X1: protein MSAKPKLYYFDGRGKMESIRWLLAAAGVEFEEEFLETRDQYEKLLQGGSLLFQQVPMVEMDGMRMVQTRAILSYIAAKYNLYGKDLKERALIDMYVGGTDDLMGFILMFPFLSAEDKEKQRALIVEKATSRYFPVYEKVLKDHGQDFLVGNNFSWADVHLLEAILMVEEKKSDVLLGFPQLQEEPCKLLHLEKLLFSGVTPICI, encoded by the exons ATGTctgcaaaaccaaaactttACTACTTTGATGGAAGAGGCAAGATGGAATCGATTCGTTGGTTGTTGGCTGCAGCTGGGGTCGAG TTTGAAGAAGAGTTTTTGGAAACCCGAGACCAGTATGAGAAACTCCTGCAAG GTGGATCCCTGCTGTTTCAGCAGGTGCCCATGGTGGAGATGGATGGGATGAGGATGGTGCAGACCAGAGCCATCCTCAGCTACATTGCAGCAAAGTACAACCTCTATGGGAAGGACCTGAAGGAAAGAGCCTT GATTGATATGTATGTTGGAGGAACTGATGACCTTATGGGCTTCATTTTGATGTTCCCTTTCTTATCAGCAGAGGATAAAGAGAAACAACGTGCTTTAATAGTTGAAAAGGCAACAAGCAGGTATTTCCCAGTGTATGAGAAG GTTTTGAAAGACCATGGGCAGGACTTCCTTGTTGGCAACAATTTTAGCTGGGCTGATGTTCATCTTCTTGAAGCCATTTTAATGGTCGAAGAGAAGAAGTCAGATGTGCTCTTGGGCTTTCCTCAGTTACAG GAAGAGCCTTGTAAGTTGCTTCATCTAGAGAAACTGTTATTTTCTGGAGTAACCCCCATATGCATCTGA
- the CILK1 gene encoding serine/threonine-protein kinase ICK isoform X1, which produces MNRYKTIRQLGDGTYGSVLLGRSIESGELIAIKKMKRKFYSWEECMNLREVKSLKKLNHANVVKLKEVIRENDHLYFVFEYMKENLYQLMKERNKLFPESTVRNIMYQILQGLAFIHKHGFFHRDLKPENLLCMGPELVKIADFGLAREIRSRPPYTDYVSTRWYRAPEVLLRSTCYSSPIDIWAVGCIMAEVYTLRPLFPGASEIDTIFKICQVLGTPKKNDWPEGYQLSASMNFRWPQCVPNNLKTLIPNASSEAVQLMRDMLQWDPKKRPTASQALRYSYFQVGHALGIQDLGKQKELHNKLSLHIKPVPPAQPPLKPHARISSRPFQQSQSSQHLVYTCKTDNSGTEHSNYLQEDKSNQVLLPAIHNKVPQQKPSAGSANTNGELKPKPRRRWGHLPRTVKNSEDWDDLEDLDFSSSIMRMDLKNKKRQNDETLCRFESILDLKPLDAVGSGSSARTSHATFLRQDTPTLRVSAAKQHYLSHSRYRPGISTRNSIVSTSNKESLPSNRWPSSGLSGKTSGLGGSTTNGMNSGPIGSSGLTGAYVPSFLKKEVGSAGQRVQLAPVVDPSSDFASLTSVRPLLGWPSLSSPTKSSPRLMPLPPAAEPIHGRVDWSAKYSAHR; this is translated from the exons ATGAATAGGTACAAAACTATCAGACAGCTTGGTGATGGGACCTACGGCTCTGTTCTCCTAGGGAGAAGCATTGAATCTGGAGAGCTAATAGCCATTAAAAA AATGAAGAGAAAATTTTATTCCTGGGAGGAGTGCATGAACCTTCGAGAGGTTAAG tctttgaagaaattaaaccaTGCCAATGTGGTAAAGCTGAAAGAAGTTATCAGGGAAAATGATCATCTGTATTTTGTGTTTGAATACATGAAGGAAAATCTTTATCAGTTAATGAAAGAGAG AAACAAGCTATTCCCTGAGTCTACAGTTAGGAATATTATGTATCAGATCCTGCAAGGGCTTGCATTTATTCATAAGCATG GGTTCTTTCACAGGGACTTGAAACCTGAAAACCTGCTTTGCATGGGACCAGAACTTGTGAAAATAGCAGATTTTGGCTTAGCTCGAGAAATTCGATCTCGACCTCCTTACACCGATTATGTATCCACAAGATG GTATAGGGCTCCTGAAGTACTTCTGAGATCCACCTGCTATAGCTCTCCAATAGATATTTGGGCTGTTGGTTGCATAATGGCAGAAGTTTACACACTGAGGCCTCTCTTCCCCGGTGCCAGTGAAATTGATACTATATTCAAAATCTGCCAAGTCTTAGGGACGCCAAAAAAG AATGACTGGCCTGAAGGCTACCAACTTTCAGCTTCCATGAATTTTCGCTGGCCTCAGTGTGTACCTAACAACCTAAAAACTCTCATACCTAATGCTAGCAGTGAAGCAGTGCAGCTCATGAGAGACATGCTGCAGTGGGATCCCAAAAAGCGGCCAACAGctagtcag gCACTTCGATACTCGTACTTCCAGGTTGGGCACGCCCTGGGCATTCAGGAtctgggaaaacaaaaggaacTGCATAATAAATTGTCTCTGCATATTAAGCCTgtccctccagcacagccccctcTGAAACCTCATGCCCGAATTTCATCAAGGCCTTTTCAACAAAGCCAGTCTTCTCAGCACTTGGTGTACACATGTAAGACAGATAACTCTGGGACTGAGCACAGTAACTACTTACAGGAGGACAAGTCTAACCAGGTTCTTCTGCCTGCAATACACAATAAGGTTCCTCAGCAG AAACCATCTGCTGGGTCTGCGAATACAAATGGTGAACTTAAACCAAAACCTAGGCGAAGATGGGGACATCTTCCCAGGACAGTAAAGAATTCTGAAGACTGGGATGATTTGGAAGACCTTGATTTCAGCTCTTCCATCATGAGAATGGACTTGAAAAACAAGAAGAGGCAGAATGATGAAACTCTTTGTAG ATTTGAAAGTATTTTGGACCTGAAGCCTTTGGATGCTGTAGGCTCTGGCAGCAGTGCACGAACTTCCCATGCGACCTTTTTGCGGCAGGACACTCCCACATTGCGAGTTtctgcagcaaagcagcactACTTAAGCCATTCTAGGTATCGACCTG GAATAAGCACCAGGAATAGCATAGTTTCCACTTCGAACAAAGAGTCTCTTCCATCTAATCGCTGGCCCAGTTCTGGTTTGTCTGGGAAAACCTCTGGTTTGGGAGGAAGTACTACCAATGGGATGAATTCAG GGCCCATAGGATCAAGTGGTCTAACAGGTGCTTATGTCCCTTCATTTCTGAAGAAGGAAGTAGGTTCTGCTGGGCAGAGGGTTCAGTTAGCACCGGTTGTGGACCCATCTTCTG ATTTTGCATCTCTGACGTCAGTCAGACCCCTTCTTGGATGGCCATCGCTCAGTTCACCTACGAAAAGCTCGCCGCGGTTAATGCCTCTCCCGCCGGCAGCGGAGCCGATCCACGGGCGCGTTGACTGGTCTGCGAAGTACAGCGCTCACCGGTGA
- the CILK1 gene encoding serine/threonine-protein kinase ICK isoform X2, whose translation MNRYKTIRQLGDGTYGSVLLGRSIESGELIAIKKMKRKFYSWEECMNLREVKSLKKLNHANVVKLKEVIRENDHLYFVFEYMKENLYQLMKERNKLFPESTVRNIMYQILQGLAFIHKHGFFHRDLKPENLLCMGPELVKIADFGLAREIRSRPPYTDYVSTRWYRAPEVLLRSTCYSSPIDIWAVGCIMAEVYTLRPLFPGASEIDTIFKICQVLGTPKKNDWPEGYQLSASMNFRWPQCVPNNLKTLIPNASSEAVQLMRDMLQWDPKKRPTASQALRYSYFQVGHALGIQDLGKQKELHNKLSLHIKPVPPAQPPLKPHARISSRPFQQSQSSQHLVYTCKTDNSGTEHSNYLQEDKSNQVLLPAIHNKVPQQKPSAGSANTNGELKPKPRRRWGHLPRTVKNSEDWDDLEDLDFSSSIMRMDLKNKKRQNDETLCRFESILDLKPLDAVGSGSSARTSHATFLRQDTPTLRVSAAKQHYLSHSRYRPGISTRNSIVSTSNKESLPSNRWPSSGLSGKTSGLGGSTTNGMNSGPIGSSGLTGAYVPSFLKKEVGSAGQRVQLAPVVDPSSEFFVL comes from the exons ATGAATAGGTACAAAACTATCAGACAGCTTGGTGATGGGACCTACGGCTCTGTTCTCCTAGGGAGAAGCATTGAATCTGGAGAGCTAATAGCCATTAAAAA AATGAAGAGAAAATTTTATTCCTGGGAGGAGTGCATGAACCTTCGAGAGGTTAAG tctttgaagaaattaaaccaTGCCAATGTGGTAAAGCTGAAAGAAGTTATCAGGGAAAATGATCATCTGTATTTTGTGTTTGAATACATGAAGGAAAATCTTTATCAGTTAATGAAAGAGAG AAACAAGCTATTCCCTGAGTCTACAGTTAGGAATATTATGTATCAGATCCTGCAAGGGCTTGCATTTATTCATAAGCATG GGTTCTTTCACAGGGACTTGAAACCTGAAAACCTGCTTTGCATGGGACCAGAACTTGTGAAAATAGCAGATTTTGGCTTAGCTCGAGAAATTCGATCTCGACCTCCTTACACCGATTATGTATCCACAAGATG GTATAGGGCTCCTGAAGTACTTCTGAGATCCACCTGCTATAGCTCTCCAATAGATATTTGGGCTGTTGGTTGCATAATGGCAGAAGTTTACACACTGAGGCCTCTCTTCCCCGGTGCCAGTGAAATTGATACTATATTCAAAATCTGCCAAGTCTTAGGGACGCCAAAAAAG AATGACTGGCCTGAAGGCTACCAACTTTCAGCTTCCATGAATTTTCGCTGGCCTCAGTGTGTACCTAACAACCTAAAAACTCTCATACCTAATGCTAGCAGTGAAGCAGTGCAGCTCATGAGAGACATGCTGCAGTGGGATCCCAAAAAGCGGCCAACAGctagtcag gCACTTCGATACTCGTACTTCCAGGTTGGGCACGCCCTGGGCATTCAGGAtctgggaaaacaaaaggaacTGCATAATAAATTGTCTCTGCATATTAAGCCTgtccctccagcacagccccctcTGAAACCTCATGCCCGAATTTCATCAAGGCCTTTTCAACAAAGCCAGTCTTCTCAGCACTTGGTGTACACATGTAAGACAGATAACTCTGGGACTGAGCACAGTAACTACTTACAGGAGGACAAGTCTAACCAGGTTCTTCTGCCTGCAATACACAATAAGGTTCCTCAGCAG AAACCATCTGCTGGGTCTGCGAATACAAATGGTGAACTTAAACCAAAACCTAGGCGAAGATGGGGACATCTTCCCAGGACAGTAAAGAATTCTGAAGACTGGGATGATTTGGAAGACCTTGATTTCAGCTCTTCCATCATGAGAATGGACTTGAAAAACAAGAAGAGGCAGAATGATGAAACTCTTTGTAG ATTTGAAAGTATTTTGGACCTGAAGCCTTTGGATGCTGTAGGCTCTGGCAGCAGTGCACGAACTTCCCATGCGACCTTTTTGCGGCAGGACACTCCCACATTGCGAGTTtctgcagcaaagcagcactACTTAAGCCATTCTAGGTATCGACCTG GAATAAGCACCAGGAATAGCATAGTTTCCACTTCGAACAAAGAGTCTCTTCCATCTAATCGCTGGCCCAGTTCTGGTTTGTCTGGGAAAACCTCTGGTTTGGGAGGAAGTACTACCAATGGGATGAATTCAG GGCCCATAGGATCAAGTGGTCTAACAGGTGCTTATGTCCCTTCATTTCTGAAGAAGGAAGTAGGTTCTGCTGGGCAGAGGGTTCAGTTAGCACCGGTTGTGGACCCATCTTCTG AATTTTTTGTCCTTTAG